One Streptomyces showdoensis genomic region harbors:
- a CDS encoding sirohydrochlorin chelatase, giving the protein MSSPTGPTPGLPVRMPRPRQSGRHRRPEPVVAPEGAPALVLAVPGVPSAAIRSLAEEVVSIARSELPGLEAVIGYLDGDDATEYPTLGAVLARATALRTERYELAVAAGREVTAPEGPAAVVVPLLAGPDSALLRQIRQAVMDSGNTAELTDVLGPHPLLAEALHVRLSEAGLARADRARLFTVATAADGIILATVGGEEAVQAAGITGMLLAARLAVPVMAAALDQEGSIAAIAEQLRGAGAEQLALAPYLIGPELAEGLLDAAAKEAGCATAEALGAYPAIGKLVLSQYASALGISPQQGSPVH; this is encoded by the coding sequence ATGAGCTCCCCCACTGGGCCTACTCCCGGCCTGCCTGTACGAATGCCGCGCCCCCGCCAGTCCGGGCGGCACCGGCGCCCTGAACCCGTGGTGGCGCCCGAGGGCGCTCCCGCGCTCGTTCTCGCCGTCCCCGGCGTGCCGTCGGCCGCCATACGCTCGCTGGCCGAAGAGGTCGTGAGCATCGCCCGCTCGGAGCTGCCCGGCCTGGAGGCCGTGATCGGCTACCTGGACGGCGACGACGCCACCGAGTACCCGACCCTCGGCGCGGTCCTCGCGCGCGCCACGGCGCTGCGCACCGAGCGCTACGAGCTGGCCGTCGCGGCCGGCCGCGAGGTCACCGCGCCCGAGGGCCCGGCCGCGGTCGTCGTCCCGCTGCTGGCGGGCCCGGACAGCGCCCTGCTCCGGCAGATCCGGCAGGCCGTGATGGACAGCGGCAACACGGCGGAGCTGACCGACGTGCTCGGTCCGCACCCGCTGCTCGCCGAGGCCCTGCACGTGCGCCTCTCGGAGGCCGGTCTGGCCCGTGCCGACCGCGCCCGGCTGTTCACGGTCGCCACGGCGGCCGACGGCATCATCCTGGCCACGGTCGGCGGCGAGGAGGCGGTCCAGGCCGCCGGGATCACCGGCATGCTGCTGGCGGCGCGGCTGGCCGTGCCGGTGATGGCGGCGGCGCTCGACCAGGAGGGTTCGATCGCCGCGATCGCCGAGCAGCTGCGCGGCGCCGGCGCGGAGCAGCTGGCGCTGGCCCCGTACCTGATCGGCCCGGAGCTGGCCGAGGGCCTGCTCGACGCGGCCGCCAAGGAGGCCGGCTGCGCGACGGCGGAGGCGCTGGGCGCCTACCCGGCGATCGGCAAGCTGGTGCTCTCGCAGTA
- a CDS encoding uracil-DNA glycosylase: MAARPLNEIVEAGWAQALAPVAERIAAMGDFLRQEVAAGRTYLPSGANVLRAFQQPFDEVRVLIVGQDPYPTPGHAVGLSFSVAPDVRPVPPSLDNIFREMHADLGHPRPSNGDLTPWTRQGVLLLNRALTTAPRRPGAHRDKGWEAVTEQAIRALAARGKPLVSVLWGRDARNLRPLLGDLPAIESSHPSPMSADRGFFGSRPFSRTNELLLRQGAQPVDWQLP, translated from the coding sequence GTGGCAGCACGACCGTTGAACGAAATCGTCGAGGCCGGGTGGGCGCAGGCGCTCGCACCGGTGGCCGAACGCATCGCCGCGATGGGCGACTTCCTCCGCCAAGAGGTCGCCGCGGGGCGCACCTACCTACCCTCGGGGGCCAACGTCCTCCGGGCGTTCCAGCAGCCCTTCGACGAGGTGCGGGTGCTCATCGTCGGCCAGGACCCCTACCCGACACCGGGGCACGCGGTGGGCCTGAGCTTCTCCGTGGCGCCGGACGTGCGTCCGGTGCCACCGAGCCTGGACAACATCTTCCGAGAGATGCACGCGGACCTCGGGCACCCCCGCCCCTCGAACGGGGATCTGACCCCGTGGACCCGGCAGGGCGTCCTCCTGCTCAACAGGGCGCTCACGACGGCCCCGCGCCGGCCGGGCGCGCACCGCGACAAGGGCTGGGAGGCCGTCACCGAGCAGGCCATCCGGGCACTCGCCGCGCGCGGCAAGCCGCTGGTGTCGGTGCTGTGGGGCCGGGACGCGCGCAACCTGCGTCCGCTGCTGGGCGACCTGCCCGCGATCGAGTCCTCGCACCCCTCGCCGATGTCGGCGGACCGCGGCTTCTTCGGCTCGCGCCCCTTCAGCCGCACCAACGAGCTGCTGCTCCGTCAGGGCGCCCAGCCGGTGGACTGGCAGCTGCCGTGA
- a CDS encoding N-acetylglucosamine kinase, which yields MTGGPERGLVVGVDSGGSGLRVALARAEDGRVLETVASKEPVRTGAGGIDAGHLLAQLLPAVGAMTARAAGAGDPVVAVAVGAAGMATLGDGLRAELPGAFARAWGVRRLALAADAVTAYAGALGQRPGAVVAGGTGLIAMGTDLSGWRRADGWGHLLGDCGSGAWIGRAGLEAALRAYDGRRGGSAALLARAEELLGPVAGLPGVLYPRSDRPAVLASFAPPVADCAAAGDPVAVAVLERAARHVAEAAAAVCPADADVEVALTGGLFKLGEPLLGPLRAELGALIPRAREVAAAGDPLAGAVTIAAALAGGTLRLPGDPHLLELTR from the coding sequence GTGACGGGCGGGCCGGAGCGCGGACTGGTCGTCGGGGTCGACTCGGGCGGTTCGGGGCTGCGGGTGGCGCTCGCCCGGGCCGAGGACGGCCGGGTGCTGGAGACGGTCGCCTCCAAGGAGCCGGTGCGCACCGGGGCGGGCGGGATCGACGCCGGTCATCTGCTGGCCCAGCTGCTGCCCGCCGTCGGGGCGATGACGGCCCGGGCCGCCGGGGCCGGTGACCCGGTCGTGGCGGTCGCCGTCGGGGCGGCCGGCATGGCGACGCTCGGCGACGGCCTGCGGGCCGAGCTGCCGGGCGCCTTCGCGCGCGCCTGGGGCGTGCGGCGGCTCGCGCTGGCGGCCGATGCCGTCACCGCGTACGCGGGCGCGCTCGGTCAGCGGCCGGGGGCCGTCGTCGCGGGCGGCACCGGGCTGATCGCGATGGGCACGGACCTGTCGGGCTGGCGGCGGGCCGACGGCTGGGGACATCTGCTCGGCGACTGCGGGAGCGGGGCGTGGATCGGACGCGCCGGGCTCGAAGCGGCGCTGCGGGCGTACGACGGGAGACGCGGGGGATCGGCCGCGCTCCTGGCGCGCGCCGAGGAACTCTTGGGTCCGGTCGCCGGGTTGCCGGGCGTGCTCTACCCCCGGAGCGACCGGCCCGCCGTGCTGGCCTCCTTCGCGCCCCCGGTGGCCGACTGCGCCGCCGCCGGGGACCCGGTGGCGGTGGCGGTCCTGGAGCGGGCCGCGCGGCACGTCGCGGAGGCCGCGGCGGCCGTCTGCCCGGCCGACGCGGACGTCGAAGTGGCTTTGACGGGGGGCCTGTTCAAGCTGGGCGAGCCGCTGCTCGGTCCGCTCCGCGCGGAGCTGGGCGCCCTGATCCCGAGGGCGCGCGAGGTGGCCGCCGCGGGCGATCCGCTCGCCGGCGCGGTGACGATCGCCGCCGCGCTCGCCGGCGGGACGCTGCGGCTGCCCGGGGATCCGCACCTCCTCGAACTCACCAGGTAA